A window of the Synechococcus sp. JA-3-3Ab genome harbors these coding sequences:
- a CDS encoding DUF3386 domain-containing protein translates to MAAQQAPARELFKEAFENRYTWDKDFPGYRAEITYFPKEGDSSLSFSGVVSIDRNMKIDVAGVEDEEIRQKIREQMWEVMVHRVRHSFDEEHGGHTFAYGEPQNSDITEVLVSGLSSTDRYWVQGKHIQMVHRHLANRTITVSVQEFYDTGEGYLPTHYTAEYCSPGTGEKTQAKMIYEDRYQKIGRYWILVERRIWEEQDGQKSSSPQLFLFSNIRFFE, encoded by the coding sequence ATGGCAGCACAGCAAGCTCCGGCCCGAGAGCTATTCAAGGAGGCTTTTGAGAATCGCTACACCTGGGACAAAGACTTTCCTGGCTACCGAGCTGAGATAACCTACTTTCCCAAAGAAGGTGACAGCAGCCTCTCCTTCTCAGGAGTTGTGAGTATTGACCGCAACATGAAGATCGATGTTGCCGGCGTCGAGGACGAGGAGATCCGCCAGAAAATACGGGAACAGATGTGGGAAGTCATGGTGCATCGCGTTCGTCATTCCTTCGACGAGGAACACGGTGGCCACACCTTTGCCTATGGAGAGCCACAAAATTCAGACATCACTGAAGTTCTTGTTTCGGGCTTATCTTCTACCGATAGGTACTGGGTTCAGGGCAAGCACATTCAAATGGTACATCGCCATCTTGCCAATCGGACAATTACAGTCTCAGTTCAAGAGTTTTACGATACAGGTGAGGGCTACCTACCCACTCACTACACTGCTGAGTATTGTAGCCCAGGAACTGGAGAAAAAACTCAAGCAAAGATGATCTACGAAGATCGTTATCAAAAAATAGGTCGGTATTGGATTCTGGTTGAGAGAAGAATTTGGGAAGAGCAGGATGGCCAAAAAAGTTCATCCCCTCAACTTTTCCTCTTCTCTAATATTCGATTTTTCGAATAG
- a CDS encoding Fe2+-dependent dioxygenase translates to MILCIGDVLSLAELQQILSLIADAEFVDGALTAGWNARLVKNNRQMPKGSLQQRKIEEIILAALERNLLFQMAARPKLIHSILISCYEAGMSYGTHTDDALMLDRHQLMRTDISFTLFLSAPEDYDGGELKIESSEGEQAYKLPAGALILYPASTLHRVEPVTRGIRYAAVSWVQSLIRDPQEREILFDLQTVRQQMFQESGKTRHFDLISKVYANLLRKWAEL, encoded by the coding sequence ATGATCTTGTGTATTGGCGATGTTCTTAGTTTAGCAGAATTGCAACAGATTCTGTCCCTCATAGCCGATGCTGAATTTGTGGATGGTGCTCTGACGGCAGGCTGGAATGCCAGGCTTGTCAAAAACAATAGGCAAATGCCAAAGGGATCCCTTCAGCAACGGAAGATAGAGGAGATTATCTTGGCAGCTCTAGAGCGTAATTTGTTGTTCCAGATGGCTGCCCGGCCCAAGCTCATTCATTCCATTTTAATTAGCTGCTACGAAGCGGGAATGTCCTATGGCACTCATACCGACGATGCGCTGATGCTCGATCGGCATCAGCTGATGCGCACGGATATTTCCTTTACGCTATTTCTAAGTGCCCCTGAAGACTATGATGGCGGTGAGCTGAAGATCGAGAGTAGCGAGGGGGAGCAAGCCTACAAGCTGCCGGCGGGTGCTTTGATCCTCTATCCTGCTTCCACCTTGCACCGAGTTGAGCCTGTAACCCGTGGGATCCGCTATGCTGCCGTCAGTTGGGTTCAAAGCCTAATTAGGGATCCGCAAGAACGCGAGATCCTCTTTGATTTACAGACTGTGCGGCAGCAGATGTTTCAGGAATCGGGCAAGACACGCCACTTTGATTTGATCTCCAAAGTTTACGCGAACCTGCTGCGGAAATGGGCAGAGCTCTAG
- a CDS encoding SAM-dependent methyltransferase produces MSKLDLKNAPGHQVLAAAGKKALRPGGFGATERLFKFAEFRRGETVLELASGLGYTAIRLAKRYGIHVTGIEKNPDNIARTRANVSAAGLAGQVEILEGDIFHLDQIDQKFDYVLAEAILTMQSDAGKSKILSGIYNCLKPGGKFLSHELRVEGSNSDAIRKELSSVIHVNANPLSTDSWLATVQQANLTVVQYATGPLTLLNPVAIATEEGLPTLLTMVWNVLTRPVIRQRILSMKQIFSRYRNNLGYIILIAKKEA; encoded by the coding sequence ATGTCTAAGCTGGACTTAAAAAATGCACCTGGACACCAGGTACTGGCTGCGGCAGGTAAAAAGGCACTTCGACCGGGGGGCTTTGGCGCTACCGAACGGCTCTTCAAGTTTGCCGAGTTCCGTCGAGGAGAAACTGTGCTGGAACTTGCCTCAGGCCTTGGCTACACGGCTATTCGATTGGCAAAGCGCTATGGCATACATGTTACCGGCATTGAGAAAAATCCAGATAACATTGCTCGCACTCGCGCTAATGTTTCTGCAGCAGGGCTAGCCGGCCAAGTTGAGATCCTCGAGGGCGATATCTTTCACCTAGATCAAATCGATCAGAAATTTGACTATGTCTTGGCGGAAGCTATTTTAACAATGCAGTCCGATGCAGGAAAATCTAAGATTTTGTCAGGGATTTACAATTGCCTCAAGCCAGGGGGTAAGTTCCTCAGCCATGAGCTGCGAGTTGAGGGATCCAACAGCGACGCTATCCGCAAGGAGTTATCCTCCGTAATCCATGTCAATGCCAATCCTTTATCTACTGACAGCTGGCTTGCAACTGTTCAGCAAGCAAATCTTACGGTTGTCCAGTATGCCACCGGCCCCTTAACTTTGCTCAATCCCGTTGCTATTGCTACAGAGGAAGGATTGCCGACGCTCTTAACTATGGTGTGGAATGTGCTTACACGTCCTGTAATCCGGCAGCGGATCTTATCTATGAAGCAAATCTTTAGCCGATATCGAAATAACCTAGGCTACATCATACTGATTGCCAAGAAGGAGGCTTAA
- the btpA gene encoding photosystem I biogenesis protein BtpA, with the protein MTLLQHLFKTPHPVIGVVHLLPLPTSPRWGGDLEWVIAQAEQAATALAAGGVDGILVENFYDAPFAKERVDAAVVSAMTVVVQRIKMLVSLPIGINVLRNDGYSALAIAACVGAQFIRVNVLCGAMVTDQGIIEGNAHRLLRYRRELGADIKIFADVLVKHAQPLSPISLEAAIADTVERGLADAIVLSGWATGKPPLLKDLKLARQVAPQVPLLIGSGATAENIGNLIRHADGVIVASSLKRPARSAGMPAGYADPFPLIDPIRVRQFVEALHLGLGERPTNPACLATPSSSCS; encoded by the coding sequence GTGACTCTGCTGCAACATCTTTTCAAAACCCCCCATCCGGTTATTGGGGTGGTTCATCTGTTGCCGCTGCCCACCTCGCCCCGTTGGGGAGGGGACTTGGAGTGGGTGATCGCGCAGGCAGAACAGGCCGCTACCGCCCTGGCGGCAGGAGGCGTGGACGGGATCCTCGTCGAGAACTTTTACGATGCCCCCTTTGCCAAGGAGCGGGTGGATGCGGCGGTGGTGAGCGCCATGACCGTGGTGGTGCAGCGGATCAAGATGCTGGTTTCCCTGCCCATCGGGATCAACGTCTTGCGCAACGATGGCTACAGCGCCCTAGCCATTGCCGCCTGTGTGGGGGCCCAGTTTATCCGGGTCAATGTCCTCTGCGGGGCGATGGTGACCGACCAGGGCATCATCGAGGGAAATGCCCACCGCCTGCTGCGCTACCGCCGCGAGCTGGGGGCCGACATCAAGATCTTTGCCGATGTGCTGGTGAAGCACGCCCAGCCCCTGAGTCCCATCAGCCTGGAGGCGGCCATCGCCGACACGGTGGAGCGCGGCCTGGCCGATGCCATCGTTCTCTCTGGCTGGGCCACCGGAAAGCCGCCTCTTCTGAAAGATCTGAAGCTGGCCCGCCAAGTCGCCCCTCAGGTACCTCTGTTGATTGGCTCAGGAGCCACCGCCGAAAACATCGGCAACCTCATCCGCCACGCGGATGGCGTGATTGTGGCCAGTTCTTTGAAACGGCCGGCCCGTTCCGCCGGCATGCCAGCGGGCTATGCGGATCCCTTTCCCCTCATCGACCCAATCCGGGTGCGACAGTTTGTGGAAGCGTTGCACCTTGGCCTGGGCGAACGGCCCACCAATCCGGCTTGCCTGGCCACTCCCAGCTCTAGCTGCAGCTAG
- a CDS encoding diguanylate cyclase yields the protein MEEVSWSQVPAQVPCIWVIDDDPVNRRYIGEVLKSSNYRVESWESGQLAWEHLQTLDESEWPDLIICDWVMPGLSGVELCRRLKNLPAGQFIYFILLTARSEVEDRVQGLDAGADEFIAKPIDPEELRARVRAGLRLQRLTQALAQANRQLRARNELLESLSLTDPLTGALNRRALDQALPHLLKQVGPREQARYRYLCLLMMDVDYFKQVNDTYGHYIGDCVLQAIVGRLHNQLRPSSLLYRYGGEEFVCVTPGLNPARCHRYAESLRRAIASRPIEVAPQRSLPVTISIGGIVLSEDGPLAPEAALQKADEALYQAKQAGRNRVHLFLPPPPEHDSSQ from the coding sequence TTGGAGGAAGTTTCGTGGAGCCAGGTGCCGGCTCAGGTTCCCTGCATTTGGGTCATCGACGATGACCCGGTGAACCGTCGTTACATCGGCGAAGTCCTCAAAAGCTCCAACTACCGGGTGGAAAGCTGGGAAAGCGGCCAGTTGGCCTGGGAGCACCTGCAGACCCTGGATGAAAGCGAATGGCCGGATTTGATCATCTGCGACTGGGTCATGCCGGGTTTGTCTGGAGTGGAGTTGTGTCGCCGTCTAAAAAACTTGCCCGCCGGACAGTTCATCTATTTCATCTTGCTCACCGCCCGCTCCGAAGTTGAGGATCGGGTGCAGGGACTGGATGCAGGGGCAGATGAGTTTATCGCCAAGCCGATCGATCCTGAGGAGCTGCGGGCACGGGTGCGGGCGGGGCTGCGCCTGCAGCGGCTTACCCAAGCTTTGGCTCAGGCCAACCGGCAACTGCGGGCCCGCAACGAGCTGTTGGAGTCTCTGTCTTTGACGGATCCCTTGACCGGTGCCTTGAACCGCCGCGCCCTCGACCAGGCGTTGCCACATTTGCTCAAACAGGTGGGGCCGCGTGAGCAAGCCCGCTATCGCTATCTCTGCCTGCTGATGATGGATGTGGATTACTTCAAGCAGGTTAACGACACCTACGGCCACTATATCGGCGACTGCGTGTTGCAGGCCATCGTTGGGCGGCTGCACAATCAACTGCGCCCCTCCAGCCTGCTCTACCGCTACGGCGGCGAAGAATTTGTCTGCGTCACCCCTGGGCTCAACCCCGCCCGCTGCCACCGCTACGCCGAGTCTCTGCGCCGGGCCATCGCCAGCCGGCCAATTGAGGTTGCGCCCCAGCGCAGCCTGCCTGTCACCATCAGCATTGGCGGGATCGTCCTCAGCGAAGATGGCCCCCTAGCACCTGAGGCCGCTCTCCAGAAGGCAGATGAGGCCCTCTACCAGGCCAAGCAGGCGGGGCGCAACCGCGTACATCTTTTCTTGCCACCGCCGCCGGAGCATGACTCTAGTCAATAA
- a CDS encoding imelysin family protein: MSRYLKLWTGIGLYVLVSGAACGETQKDPSAAGGGDPPALSQASPQQAAQMNPECRPIPVDGGGEGGEEGAGSGRPAVVLSPEQRFQDRQILLDFADQVVIPAYEQLVADTQALSQAIQAFVQDPNAQTLQAARQAWSVARITWEESEAFAFGPAAYLGLDADLDEWPLNEVEVLEVLNSGDPLTPETVAELESGQKGFHAVAFLLFGVDNNKSLQDFTERDREYLAALGPVLADTAAKLLKSWTEGVQGLPAFREEWVKAGEGSKSYLTLQAAAEEIAQGILGMLDELGKVKIGEAFAQQNPFLLESRFAHHSLPEFQANVRSVQYAYLGGFRDRKGRGLSQFVRDINPNLDSQIQSELQAAAAALQGIPAPIEKSLCDANARGSITAAMEKIEDAFDSFAQEVVPLLQ; encoded by the coding sequence ATGTCGAGGTATCTGAAGCTGTGGACGGGGATAGGGCTTTATGTTCTGGTCAGCGGGGCCGCTTGCGGGGAAACCCAAAAGGATCCCTCGGCTGCGGGCGGCGGGGATCCACCGGCCCTGAGCCAGGCTTCGCCTCAGCAGGCAGCTCAAATGAACCCGGAGTGTCGGCCTATCCCGGTGGATGGCGGCGGCGAGGGTGGGGAAGAAGGGGCAGGCTCTGGCCGGCCAGCCGTTGTGCTCTCTCCTGAGCAGCGGTTTCAGGATCGGCAGATTTTGCTCGACTTTGCCGATCAGGTGGTGATCCCTGCCTATGAGCAGTTGGTCGCCGATACCCAGGCCCTGTCTCAGGCCATCCAGGCCTTCGTGCAAGATCCCAATGCCCAGACTTTGCAAGCGGCTCGCCAGGCTTGGTCTGTTGCCCGCATCACTTGGGAGGAGAGCGAGGCTTTTGCCTTTGGGCCGGCGGCTTATTTGGGGCTGGATGCGGATTTGGACGAATGGCCCCTGAACGAGGTGGAGGTGCTGGAAGTTCTCAACAGCGGCGATCCCCTCACTCCAGAGACCGTGGCCGAGTTGGAAAGCGGGCAAAAGGGATTTCATGCCGTGGCCTTCTTGCTCTTTGGCGTGGATAACAACAAGTCTTTGCAAGACTTTACCGAGCGGGATCGGGAGTACTTGGCTGCCCTTGGCCCAGTTTTGGCGGATACGGCGGCAAAGCTGCTCAAAAGCTGGACAGAGGGAGTGCAAGGGCTGCCTGCTTTTCGCGAAGAATGGGTAAAAGCCGGCGAGGGCAGCAAGAGTTATCTCACGCTGCAAGCTGCTGCTGAAGAAATAGCCCAAGGTATTCTCGGCATGTTGGACGAGCTGGGCAAGGTCAAAATTGGCGAAGCCTTCGCCCAGCAAAATCCTTTTCTGCTGGAAAGTCGCTTTGCCCACCATTCGCTGCCGGAGTTCCAGGCCAATGTGCGCAGCGTTCAGTATGCTTACTTGGGCGGATTTAGAGATAGAAAAGGTCGTGGCCTGAGCCAATTTGTCCGGGACATCAATCCCAATTTGGATAGTCAAATTCAGTCGGAGTTACAAGCAGCGGCGGCGGCTCTCCAGGGGATCCCTGCCCCTATCGAAAAAAGCCTTTGCGATGCCAATGCCCGTGGATCTATTACTGCCGCTATGGAAAAAATTGAAGACGCTTTCGACAGCTTTGCTCAGGAAGTTGTGCCGCTCCTGCAGTAG
- a CDS encoding vitamin K epoxide reductase family protein codes for MASYLKLKAQEETWLQRHARPILATLAGLGSLLTAYLTYTKLTDQPAAFCTGDGGCDLVLSSRWAEFLGIPTATVGLLGFLAVLALAVLPDGIPLVKRWRWPALFGLVSAMTAFEMYMLYLMVAVLRQFCLYCTTAIVLVAGLWAVTLLGHRWLDWGKLAFSYILVSFLTLVATIGVYANQVPPPSPLAAGLAAHLRQIGGTMYGAYWCPHCQEQKELFGSAFEQVPYVECSPNGPGTPQAQECTEAGITSYPTWIINGRTYVGLRSLEALAAASGYSFEPGEGQ; via the coding sequence ATGGCCTCTTATCTCAAACTCAAAGCCCAAGAAGAGACCTGGCTACAGCGCCATGCTCGCCCGATCTTGGCAACCTTGGCGGGCTTGGGATCCCTGTTGACGGCCTACCTTACCTACACCAAGCTGACCGATCAACCTGCCGCTTTCTGCACAGGAGATGGGGGGTGTGACCTGGTGCTCTCCAGCCGTTGGGCAGAGTTTTTGGGGATCCCGACGGCAACAGTTGGCCTACTGGGGTTTCTGGCCGTTTTGGCCTTGGCGGTTTTGCCGGATGGCATCCCGCTGGTGAAGCGGTGGCGCTGGCCGGCCCTGTTTGGCCTGGTTTCCGCCATGACCGCCTTCGAGATGTACATGCTTTACCTGATGGTGGCGGTGCTGCGGCAGTTTTGTCTGTATTGCACCACCGCCATAGTCTTGGTGGCGGGGCTGTGGGCGGTAACCCTGCTGGGCCACCGCTGGCTGGATTGGGGCAAGCTGGCCTTCAGCTATATTCTCGTAAGCTTTCTCACCTTGGTGGCCACCATTGGGGTGTATGCCAACCAAGTTCCCCCACCCAGCCCCCTGGCGGCAGGGTTGGCGGCCCACCTGCGGCAGATCGGCGGCACCATGTACGGGGCCTATTGGTGCCCCCATTGTCAGGAGCAGAAGGAGCTGTTTGGGTCGGCTTTTGAACAGGTGCCCTACGTGGAATGCTCCCCCAACGGCCCCGGTACGCCCCAAGCCCAAGAATGCACAGAAGCGGGGATCACCAGCTATCCCACCTGGATTATCAACGGCCGCACCTACGTGGGGCTGCGCTCGCTGGAAGCCTTGGCGGCAGCTTCTGGCTACTCCTTTGAGCCCGGCGAAGGACAGTAG
- a CDS encoding cupin domain-containing protein yields MMSLVSPESPFLQLKDHIAYSVEGVLSKIIWKSEVCQHTLFCMAGGTSISEHTSTRDATLHVIEGTGVLTLAGEKISLSPGIFVLISANVPHELEATADLAFVLTLSKAS; encoded by the coding sequence ATGATGTCTCTTGTCTCCCCTGAGTCACCTTTTTTGCAGCTCAAAGATCACATTGCTTATTCTGTGGAAGGAGTTCTCAGCAAGATCATTTGGAAAAGTGAAGTCTGCCAACATACTCTTTTCTGTATGGCGGGAGGCACAAGTATTTCCGAGCATACCTCCACAAGGGACGCTACTCTCCACGTCATTGAAGGAACTGGAGTCTTAACCCTTGCAGGTGAGAAGATCTCTCTATCTCCGGGCATATTTGTCTTAATTTCGGCAAATGTTCCCCATGAGTTAGAAGCCACTGCTGACCTTGCTTTTGTTCTGACTTTATCAAAGGCAAGTTAA
- a CDS encoding di-heme oxidoredictase family protein: protein MRRLLQIFMLGLASLWAASFLAFPAAPEGSQPLPPRAGGETTLWNRTSTAYEQPAPNLDPRWARLHALGDIAFEASFVTAPAPVNPGLGPLFNNNSCAGCHVKNGRGQSEKGQRVVRVSQASLSQVDTVAAPKPSGWEAIADTFTLNSPEHGSGKKRSHPAYL, encoded by the coding sequence ATGCGTCGTCTTCTCCAGATTTTCATGCTGGGATTGGCCTCTCTTTGGGCGGCGAGCTTTCTGGCTTTCCCCGCTGCCCCAGAGGGATCCCAGCCATTGCCCCCTCGAGCGGGTGGCGAAACAACCCTTTGGAACCGCACCTCAACAGCCTACGAGCAGCCGGCTCCCAACTTGGATCCCCGCTGGGCCAGGCTGCATGCTCTGGGGGACATTGCCTTTGAGGCCAGCTTCGTAACGGCTCCAGCACCCGTTAACCCCGGCTTGGGGCCTTTGTTCAACAACAACTCTTGTGCCGGCTGCCATGTCAAAAATGGCCGTGGTCAATCTGAGAAAGGACAGCGGGTGGTTAGGGTCAGCCAAGCTAGCCTCTCTCAGGTGGATACGGTTGCTGCTCCCAAACCCTCTGGATGGGAAGCCATTGCTGATACATTCACGCTGAACTCTCCTGAACATGGTTCAGGAAAGAAGCGATCGCATCCTGCCTATCTCTGA
- a CDS encoding TVP38/TMEM64 family protein — MQPPSGIRQKELCELLGLDYKAVATEAKRLGLSTHAYLQQKTGWILKDELYYPPGTTFDKSADGESVGSSPTPSEDLSSSSKINSRKRKDILSLLLLLVVLLAAILLARRLDPEATREFIAKLGPWAPLALIGLRSLSIIIPAIPSTLYSILAGALFGFGSGILYIAIADFISCTLNFYLARKFGRDLVQRVVGRQWMYKVDALSANYLENNIFLTAGFLMTGLFDFVAYAAGLTQIKWQNFLLALALGIAVSTPPVVALGAGILEQGRWLLGFALLGMFALAMLSGWLSKRRRS, encoded by the coding sequence ATGCAGCCACCTTCTGGTATTCGACAAAAAGAGCTCTGCGAGCTATTGGGCTTAGACTACAAGGCTGTTGCCACCGAGGCAAAGCGTCTGGGCTTGAGCACACATGCCTATCTGCAACAGAAAACAGGTTGGATCCTGAAGGATGAACTCTATTATCCGCCCGGCACTACCTTTGACAAGTCAGCAGATGGCGAGTCAGTAGGATCGTCCCCTACCCCCTCAGAGGATTTGTCCTCTAGCAGCAAAATCAATTCCAGAAAAAGGAAAGACATCCTCTCACTGCTGTTGTTGCTTGTTGTCCTGTTAGCTGCCATCTTGCTGGCCCGTCGCTTAGATCCAGAGGCAACTCGAGAATTTATAGCAAAACTAGGCCCCTGGGCACCCCTTGCCCTGATTGGATTACGCTCCCTGAGTATTATTATTCCTGCCATACCCAGCACCCTTTACTCCATCTTGGCAGGAGCCCTCTTTGGATTTGGATCGGGAATCCTTTACATTGCAATTGCTGATTTTATCTCTTGTACACTTAACTTCTACCTAGCCAGAAAGTTTGGTAGAGACCTAGTACAGCGAGTAGTTGGGCGACAATGGATGTACAAAGTCGATGCCCTTTCAGCTAACTATCTGGAAAACAATATTTTTCTTACAGCTGGTTTTTTAATGACGGGCCTATTCGACTTTGTCGCCTACGCCGCCGGCCTAACCCAAATAAAATGGCAGAACTTTCTTCTCGCCCTAGCTTTGGGCATTGCCGTCTCTACACCCCCAGTAGTGGCTCTGGGGGCAGGGATCCTAGAGCAGGGAAGGTGGCTGCTGGGCTTTGCTTTGCTGGGAATGTTTGCTTTGGCGATGTTAAGCGGCTGGCTGAGTAAAAGGCGGCGTTCTTAA
- the mutL gene encoding DNA mismatch repair endonuclease MutL produces the protein MSKIQPLNPERIAQMAAGEVIDSLGAALRELLENALDAQATRIQVEIWPSRWQVRVADNGQGIPASELEQVARRHTTSKLDGCSLGFRGEALHSLARLGSLTIQTRHADDAHGWLATYDRQGELAHQQPAATALGTVVTVADLFADWPLRRCSLPQTRPLLTLVQNAALAHPWVSWQVRQEGQLLLSLWPGQSLQDLLLQVLPQVDLSDLRYQRIQEGDSDWEVVLGLPDRLHRPRPDWIRVAVNGRFVQMPEWQRLIQSVFQHTLPRHRYPLVVVHLRLPPEQVDWNRHPAKSELYLQDPEIRQEQLRQHLHALLQSGSEQASRRSLHLIRASEAKSVYRVTSSPKSPDPAPSGQPSTPLPPLKALAQLYRTYILAEHPQGLWLVEQHLAHERVRYEYIQRHWQPVELQMPVMLEGLSSQAVEQLEQLGLEPEPFGPNTYLMRRLPLALWSEDPEEVQGSLRELSRCADLEAAQVAVACRGALRNGIPLTLEQMQQLLEAWQRTANPHTCPHGRPVYLALAEKDLARYFRRRWGICDRPISDPKLGSWWELEPLGDRFAAQVRRSSSASAPDPKDETRSAPL, from the coding sequence ATGTCCAAAATCCAACCCCTGAACCCAGAGCGGATCGCCCAGATGGCCGCGGGAGAGGTGATCGACTCGCTGGGGGCTGCTCTGCGAGAATTGCTGGAAAATGCCCTCGATGCTCAGGCCACCCGCATTCAGGTGGAGATCTGGCCCAGCCGCTGGCAGGTGCGGGTGGCCGATAACGGCCAAGGGATCCCCGCTTCGGAGCTGGAGCAGGTGGCCCGTCGCCACACCACCAGCAAGTTGGACGGTTGCAGCCTGGGGTTTCGGGGCGAAGCCTTGCACAGCCTGGCCCGGCTGGGATCCCTGACCATTCAGACCCGCCACGCTGACGATGCCCACGGCTGGCTGGCCACCTACGACCGCCAAGGGGAGCTGGCCCACCAGCAGCCGGCAGCCACTGCCTTGGGAACGGTGGTGACGGTGGCGGATTTGTTTGCCGATTGGCCCTTGCGCCGCTGCTCCCTGCCCCAGACTCGCCCGCTCTTGACGCTGGTGCAGAATGCGGCCTTGGCCCATCCTTGGGTCAGTTGGCAGGTGCGCCAGGAGGGGCAACTGTTGCTCAGCCTGTGGCCAGGCCAGTCTCTGCAAGATCTGCTGCTACAAGTGTTGCCGCAGGTGGATCTTTCGGATCTGCGCTATCAGCGGATCCAGGAGGGGGATAGCGATTGGGAAGTGGTGCTGGGCCTGCCGGATCGCCTGCATCGCCCCCGCCCCGATTGGATCCGCGTGGCCGTCAACGGGCGCTTTGTGCAGATGCCGGAGTGGCAACGGCTGATCCAGTCAGTCTTTCAGCACACCTTGCCTCGCCACCGCTACCCGCTGGTGGTGGTGCATCTGCGCTTGCCACCTGAGCAGGTGGACTGGAATCGCCATCCTGCTAAGAGTGAGCTCTATCTACAGGATCCGGAGATCCGACAGGAGCAATTGCGCCAGCACTTGCACGCTCTTCTGCAATCGGGATCGGAGCAAGCCAGCCGCCGCTCGCTGCATCTCATCCGGGCTAGCGAGGCCAAGTCGGTCTACAGGGTTACCTCAAGTCCCAAAAGCCCAGATCCAGCTCCCTCTGGCCAGCCGTCTACCCCCCTACCTCCTCTAAAGGCCCTAGCCCAGCTCTACCGCACCTACATCCTGGCGGAGCACCCTCAGGGGCTGTGGCTGGTGGAACAGCACCTGGCCCACGAGCGGGTGCGCTACGAGTACATCCAACGGCATTGGCAGCCGGTGGAGCTGCAGATGCCGGTCATGCTGGAGGGATTATCCTCCCAAGCGGTGGAGCAGTTGGAGCAGTTGGGCCTGGAGCCGGAGCCTTTTGGCCCCAACACCTATCTGATGCGCCGCCTGCCGCTGGCCTTGTGGTCGGAAGATCCGGAGGAGGTGCAGGGATCCCTCCGAGAATTGAGCCGCTGCGCTGACCTGGAAGCGGCCCAGGTGGCGGTGGCCTGTCGTGGCGCCCTGCGCAACGGGATCCCCCTGACCCTGGAGCAGATGCAACAGTTGCTGGAAGCCTGGCAGCGCACCGCCAATCCCCACACCTGTCCCCATGGCCGGCCAGTGTATCTGGCTCTGGCCGAAAAAGATCTGGCCCGCTACTTTCGTCGCCGCTGGGGGATCTGCGACCGGCCCATCTCTGACCCCAAGCTGGGATCCTGGTGGGAGCTGGAGCCGCTGGGGGATAGGTTTGCTGCCCAAGTGCGGCGCTCGAGCAGCGCTTCTGCGCCGGATCCCAAGGACGAGACCCGCTCCGCCCCACTATAA